CTGCCCGGCCAGTCTGGTGCGGCAGAGCGAGGAAGGGCAGCCGCCCCACGCCCTGGCCGGCCGCGAAGAGCACTGCATCCGCTGCGGCCATTGCGTCATTTCCTGCCCGACCGGGGCCTTTCACCACGCGCTTTTGCCCGAGGAGCGGTTTTCGCCGCTCAAACGCCGGGAACTGCCGGACCTGGCCAGCCTGCGCCGGCTGCTCATGTCCCGCCGCTCCTGCCGTAACTTCAAGCCCGAGACGCTTTCCCACGAGGAAATCCTGACGCTTCTCGAGGCCGTGCGCCATGCGCCCACAGGGCATAACGCCCGGCAGGTGGGCTATGTGGTGGTGGACGGCCCGGAGCGCATGGACGTAGCGCGCACGGGCGTGCTCGAGTGGATCACGGCCGAGGTCGCGGCCGATACCCAGCGCGCGGCCGATCTGCATCTGGCCGGCGCGGCCCGGGCCGTGGCCAAGGGCAAGGACGTGATCTTTCGCGGCGCGCCCCATGTGGTGGTGGTCCACGCGCCCGACGCCGGCATCACCCCGGCCCTGGACGCGGCCATCGCCGCCGCCTGGCTGGAAATCGCCGCCGCGGCCGGAGGCTACGGGGCTTGCTGGTGCGGCTACCTGATCTTTGGCCTGCACGCGCATCCGCCCCTCGGCGCGCTCCTCGGCATCCCGGAAGGGCACAAGGGCTACGCGGCCCTGCTCCTCGGCCAGGCCGCCATCCGGCCGCTTGCCGTCCCCCCCCGTGACATGCCGCCTGTGACGTTTTTTTGAGGGTGAGGGTGCCTCCGGCGGCCAGGGGGAAACTTTTTTCAAAAAGTTTCCCCCTGGACCCCCTTCAAAAACTTTCAACGGGGATCATTCGATCACCGTGACCAATTTTTTTGCGAAAATAGCCCGTGAGGAGTTTTTGGGGAGGGAGGGGGTCTGGGGGAGGGGACCCTTTTTTGCAAAAAAGGGTCCCCTCCCCCAGCGCCTTACGCATCCGTCTCCGGATACGCCGCTTCCATGGCGGTGCGGAAGGCCTCGAAGCGGCCTTCGCGGATGGCTTGGCGGGCCTGGGCCATGAACCGGGAGAAGAAGGTCAGGTTGTGCAGGGTGTTGAGCCGGTAGGAGAGAAGTTCCCGGGCGACGTAGAGATGGCGCAGGTAGGCCTTGGAGAAGGTGCGGCAGGCGTAGCAGGGGCAGTCGGCTTCCAGGGGGCTGTCGTCCTCGCGGTATTCGGCCCGCTTGATGTTGACCTTGCCCTGGAAGGTGAAAAGGGTTCCGTTCCGGGCGTTTCGCGTGGGCAGCACACAGTCGAACATATCGATGCCGGCGGCCATGCCGGCCAGCAGATCGCGCGGCGCGCCGACGCCCATGAGGTAGCGGGGCTTGTCGGCCGGGAGCAGGGGAGTCGCATCGTAGAGGATGTCGTACATCTCCGCGCGGCTTTCCCCCACGGACAGGCCGCCCAGGGCGTAGCCCTCGAAGGCCAGGTCGATAAGCTGTCGGGCGCTTTCGGCGCGCAGGTCTTTGAAGAACCCGCCCTGGACGATGCCGAAAAGGAGCTGGCCCCGGTCCAGGGGCGCGTGGGCCGCGCGGCAGCGCGTCGCCCAGCGGGTGGTGAGCCCCAGGGATTTTTCGGTGTAGGCCCGGTCCGCGCCGTAGGGCACGCATTCGTCCAGGACCATCATGATGTCCGAGCCGAGGTTGCGCTCGATGGAAATGACCTTTTCCGGGGAAAAGAGGTGCTTGGAGCCGTCGATGTGGGAGGAGAAGGTCACGCCTTCCTCGGTGATGCGGCGAAGCCCGGACAGGCTGAACACCTGAAACCCGCCGGAATCGGTTAAAATGGGCCCATCCCAGGCCATGAACCGGTGCAGGCCGCCCATCTTGGCCACGAGCTCGTCGCCCGGGCGCAGGTAAAGGTGGTAGGTATTGCCAAGGATGATCCGCGCCCCGATGGTGCGGAGATCGTCCGGGCAAAGGCTTTTGACCGTCCCCTGGGTGCCGACGGGCATGAAGACGGGAGTTTCGATTTCGCCGTGGGCGGTGGTCAGCCGGCCGGTGCGGGCACTGCCGTCGCCGGGGCCGAGCGTAAAAGTTCCTGGCAGGTTCATGTGCCATGATATAAGGGATTTCCCGACACCCATCAAGACGACGAGAGGAGCCACCATATGCTCGAGCCCGAGAAACTGGACACCTGGAGACGACGGTTGGCCGTGGCGCGCGGCGACGCGCCGGCGGACCTGCTTATAAAGGGCGCGCGCCTAGTCAACGTGCTTTCCGGGGAGATCCACGAGGCGGACGTGGCCGTGGCCGACGGCGTGGTGGTGGGCTTTTCCGGCCGGGAAGCGGCGCGGGTCGTCGATGCCGACGGCCGCTATCTTTGTCCGGGGCTCATCGACGGCCACATTCACATCGAATCGACGCTTCTATCTCCACCGGTCTTCGCCCGGGCCGTGGCCCCGCACGGCACCTGCGCCGTCATGTGCGATCCTCACGAGATCGCCAACGTCCTGGGACTCGCCGGCATCGAGTACATGCTGGCTTGCAGCCGCGACCTGCCCGTGACCTGCTATTTCATGATGCCGTCGTGCGTGCCGGCAACGGATATGGCCACGTCCGGGGCCAGGATCGGCGCGACGGACGTGGCGGCCATGCTGGCCCGGTATCCGGACCGCATCCTGGGGCTGGCCGAGGTCATGAACTATCCGGGCGTGGTGGCCGGCGACGCCGACATGCTGCGCAAGATACGGGCCGCGCGGGGTAGGGTCGTCGACGGCCACGCCCCGGGGCTCACCGGTCCGGCGCTCGACGCCTACGTCACGGCTGGGCCGGGCTCGGACCACGAATGCACGCATCTGGAGGAAGCCCGCGAAAAGCTGCGCAGGGGCATGCACATCATGATCCGGCAGGGGAGCACCGAGCAGAATCTCGAGGAGCTGATCCCGCTGGTCACGGCCGAAAACGCCGGCCGGTTCTCCCTGGTCAGCGACGACCGCGATCCGGTGGATTTGAGCCGCAAAGGGCACCTCAACGCCCTGGTCGCCCAGGCCATCGCCTGCGGCGTGCCGCCGGTCGCGGCCGTGGCCATGGCCTCGATCAACCCGGCCCGCTATTTCAACCTGCGCCGCAGGGGGGCCGTGGCCCCGGGATACAGGGCGGACTTCGTCCTTGTAAACGATATGGAATCCTTTGATATCACGGATGTTTTCTTGAAAGGGCGGCATATCGCCGACCTGGAATTTTCCGATTATTCGTGCCTGACGCCGCCGCGCGCCA
Above is a genomic segment from Solidesulfovibrio fructosivorans JJ] containing:
- a CDS encoding nitroreductase family protein, producing MLLFTIGEECSGCGLCVAACPASLVRQSEEGQPPHALAGREEHCIRCGHCVISCPTGAFHHALLPEERFSPLKRRELPDLASLRRLLMSRRSCRNFKPETLSHEEILTLLEAVRHAPTGHNARQVGYVVVDGPERMDVARTGVLEWITAEVAADTQRAADLHLAGAARAVAKGKDVIFRGAPHVVVVHAPDAGITPALDAAIAAAWLEIAAAAGGYGACWCGYLIFGLHAHPPLGALLGIPEGHKGYAALLLGQAAIRPLAVPPRDMPPVTFF
- the tgt gene encoding tRNA guanosine(34) transglycosylase Tgt, with amino-acid sequence MNLPGTFTLGPGDGSARTGRLTTAHGEIETPVFMPVGTQGTVKSLCPDDLRTIGARIILGNTYHLYLRPGDELVAKMGGLHRFMAWDGPILTDSGGFQVFSLSGLRRITEEGVTFSSHIDGSKHLFSPEKVISIERNLGSDIMMVLDECVPYGADRAYTEKSLGLTTRWATRCRAAHAPLDRGQLLFGIVQGGFFKDLRAESARQLIDLAFEGYALGGLSVGESRAEMYDILYDATPLLPADKPRYLMGVGAPRDLLAGMAAGIDMFDCVLPTRNARNGTLFTFQGKVNIKRAEYREDDSPLEADCPCYACRTFSKAYLRHLYVARELLSYRLNTLHNLTFFSRFMAQARQAIREGRFEAFRTAMEAAYPETDA
- the ade gene encoding adenine deaminase, coding for MLEPEKLDTWRRRLAVARGDAPADLLIKGARLVNVLSGEIHEADVAVADGVVVGFSGREAARVVDADGRYLCPGLIDGHIHIESTLLSPPVFARAVAPHGTCAVMCDPHEIANVLGLAGIEYMLACSRDLPVTCYFMMPSCVPATDMATSGARIGATDVAAMLARYPDRILGLAEVMNYPGVVAGDADMLRKIRAARGRVVDGHAPGLTGPALDAYVTAGPGSDHECTHLEEAREKLRRGMHIMIRQGSTEQNLEELIPLVTAENAGRFSLVSDDRDPVDLSRKGHLNALVAQAIACGVPPVAAVAMASINPARYFNLRRRGAVAPGYRADFVLVNDMESFDITDVFLKGRHIADLEFSDYSCLTPPRAMHVAGDVTEARLAIPARKGARIKAIGLIPGQIVTECRVMDALVEDGLAVADPSRDLAKLAVIERHKATGNIGLGFVAGLKLQHGAIAGTVAHDAHNLIVAGTNDADMILAAQALMVSGGGFAVAGGGKILAQVRLPVAGLMSDAPLEVVMEGLVALRAAYRQIARPKPEALDHPFMAMSFVSLEVIGALRLTDQGLFDVTSFSRTPLFV